A single region of the Neotabrizicola shimadae genome encodes:
- the nikC gene encoding nickel transporter permease: protein MTLTEWLRDPSPASRWQARLGQAWLSWLRLRRNPLAMIGLFIVLALVLMAAFAPVLAPHDPITQDLSRRLLPPGTPGNWLGTDDFGRDILSRIIYGARITLTIVVMVALTAPVFGLLVGTVAGYFGGWTDEILMRITDIFLAFPKLILALALVAVLGPGMENAVLAIAVTSWPPYARVARAETLTVRKSDYIAAVRLQGAGAARIIWGHIMPMCLPSVIIRVTLDMAGVILTAAGLGFLGLGVQPPLPEWGVMISAGRKFLFEQWWVATMPGLAIFTVSLGFNLLGDGLRDVLDPRSAGR from the coding sequence ATGACCCTGACCGAATGGCTGCGCGACCCCTCTCCCGCCTCGCGCTGGCAGGCCCGCCTGGGGCAGGCCTGGCTCAGCTGGCTGCGGCTGCGCCGCAACCCCCTGGCGATGATCGGCCTCTTCATCGTGCTGGCGCTGGTGCTGATGGCAGCTTTCGCGCCCGTGCTGGCGCCGCATGACCCGATCACGCAGGACTTGTCGCGCCGCCTCTTGCCGCCCGGCACGCCCGGCAACTGGCTGGGCACCGACGATTTCGGCCGCGATATCCTGTCGCGCATCATCTACGGCGCCCGCATCACCCTGACCATCGTGGTCATGGTGGCGCTGACTGCGCCGGTCTTCGGGCTGCTGGTCGGCACGGTCGCCGGCTATTTCGGCGGCTGGACGGACGAGATCCTGATGCGGATCACCGATATCTTCCTGGCCTTCCCGAAGCTGATCCTCGCCCTTGCCCTTGTCGCCGTGCTAGGTCCTGGGATGGAAAACGCGGTTCTGGCCATCGCCGTCACCTCCTGGCCGCCCTATGCCCGCGTGGCACGGGCAGAGACGCTGACGGTGCGCAAGTCCGACTACATCGCCGCCGTGCGCCTGCAAGGGGCCGGAGCGGCGCGCATCATCTGGGGCCACATCATGCCGATGTGCCTGCCTTCGGTCATCATCCGCGTCACACTGGACATGGCAGGGGTGATCCTGACGGCCGCGGGCTTGGGCTTCCTGGGCCTCGGGGTGCAGCCCCCCCTGCCGGAATGGGGCGTGATGATCAGCGCCGGCCGCAAGTTCCTGTTCGAACAATGGTGGGTTGCCACGATGCCCGGCCTTGCCATCTTCACCGTCTCGCTTGGCTTCAACCTTTTGGGCGATGGCCTGCGCGACGTGCTGGACCCAAGGAGCGCCGGGCGATGA
- a CDS encoding ABC transporter permease — MTSPALSSPRRSATGRVLRQTAGIALSLAATFLGLLLVTFLIARVVPIDPAHAILGERASAEQIAELHQKLGLDLPLWQQFGIYVRDVMQGDLGLSVRTRDPVLEEIKRYFPATLELATLATILGVLVGVPAGVLAATRPGSWIDQLVRLVGLMGYSMPVFWLGLMGLLLFYGQLGWVGGPGRLDVAYQMTFDFEMEPMTGMILVDTALAGQWDMFWNAFSHIILPAGILGYISMAYISRMTRSFMMNELGQEYITTARVKGMPERRVIWVHAMRNVLVPLITVIALSYAYLLEGAVLTETIFAWPGIGSYITDALMVSDMPAVLGGTIVVGFCFVGLNMLSDILYRLVDPRARA, encoded by the coding sequence ATGACCTCCCCCGCCCTTTCCTCGCCGCGCCGCAGCGCAACTGGCCGAGTCTTGCGCCAGACCGCCGGCATCGCGCTATCGCTGGCCGCAACCTTCCTCGGGCTGTTGCTCGTGACCTTCCTGATCGCCCGCGTGGTGCCGATCGATCCTGCGCACGCCATCCTGGGCGAGCGGGCCTCGGCCGAGCAGATCGCCGAGCTGCACCAGAAACTGGGCCTGGACCTGCCGCTGTGGCAGCAGTTCGGCATCTATGTGCGCGACGTGATGCAGGGCGATCTGGGTCTTTCGGTGCGAACCCGCGACCCGGTGCTGGAAGAGATCAAGCGCTACTTCCCCGCCACGCTGGAGCTTGCCACGCTGGCCACCATCCTGGGGGTTCTGGTGGGCGTGCCTGCGGGCGTTCTGGCCGCCACAAGGCCGGGTTCGTGGATCGACCAGCTGGTGCGGCTGGTGGGCCTGATGGGCTATTCCATGCCGGTGTTCTGGCTGGGCCTGATGGGGCTTCTGCTCTTCTACGGCCAGTTGGGTTGGGTCGGCGGGCCGGGGCGCCTGGATGTTGCCTACCAGATGACCTTCGACTTCGAGATGGAGCCGATGACCGGCATGATCCTGGTCGATACCGCCCTGGCCGGACAGTGGGACATGTTCTGGAACGCCTTCTCCCACATCATCCTGCCGGCCGGGATTCTGGGTTATATCTCAATGGCCTACATCAGCCGGATGACGCGCAGCTTCATGATGAACGAGTTGGGCCAGGAATACATCACCACCGCCCGGGTCAAGGGGATGCCGGAACGGCGGGTGATCTGGGTCCATGCCATGCGCAACGTGCTGGTGCCGCTGATCACCGTCATCGCGCTCAGCTATGCCTATCTGCTGGAGGGCGCGGTCCTGACCGAGACGATCTTCGCCTGGCCCGGCATCGGAAGTTACATAACCGACGCACTGATGGTCAGCGACATGCCGGCGGTCCTGGGCGGAACCATCGTGGTGGGCTTCTGCTTCGTCGGCCTGAACATGTTGTCCGACATCCTGTACCGCCTTGTCGATCCGAGGGCACGCGCATGA
- a CDS encoding ABC transporter substrate-binding protein, with protein MTFEARLRRAGAVGLAALLLGTAPVALMAATPADTLVIADAIDDIVSLDPHEAYEFSGLDVVNNTYDGLIELDPVSKELVPGLAESWSVADDGVTYSFKMKPGITFASGNPVTAADAAFSLQRAVKINKTPAFILNQFGWSAENVDQMITADGDTLTFKVDKAYAPTFVYNILTAGVASIVDQKTVMEHDANGDMGNEWLKSNSAGSGAYVLKSFKPNEGYVLEANPTHWRGPAKISKVFMQHIPEAATQRLQLEKGDIDIARELTPTDIEGLAGNAAVKVQPDVGGQIFYLSFNQKNEMYKNQKFLDAMRYAIDYQGMVDTFLKGTEVVHQSFLPIGYLGALEDNPYSLDIEKAKALVAESGVQNPKVVLDVRNASDRMDMAQSIQNTFGQAGITVELNVGEGAEQLKRYRARQHDATLQSWGPDYPDPNTNSSTFAENPDNSDEAQNTGYLAWRNAYDPGELTAMSQAAVMEMDAGKRKAMYEELQKKHRETSPFIVMFQIGYQTGMQANVENFYTGGAIDSAAYWLVTK; from the coding sequence ATGACTTTCGAAGCACGCCTGCGCCGCGCGGGCGCCGTTGGACTTGCCGCCCTTCTGCTGGGTACCGCGCCGGTCGCCCTGATGGCGGCGACGCCGGCCGACACGCTGGTCATCGCCGATGCCATCGACGACATCGTCTCGCTTGACCCGCACGAGGCCTATGAGTTTTCGGGGCTCGACGTGGTGAACAACACCTATGACGGGCTGATCGAGCTGGACCCGGTCTCAAAGGAGCTGGTGCCCGGCCTGGCGGAAAGCTGGTCGGTGGCCGATGACGGTGTGACCTACAGCTTCAAGATGAAGCCGGGCATCACCTTCGCGTCGGGCAACCCTGTCACCGCGGCGGATGCGGCCTTCTCGCTGCAACGCGCCGTCAAAATCAACAAGACCCCGGCCTTCATTCTGAACCAGTTCGGCTGGTCGGCCGAGAACGTTGACCAGATGATCACCGCAGACGGCGACACGCTGACCTTCAAGGTCGACAAGGCCTATGCGCCAACCTTCGTCTACAACATCCTGACCGCTGGCGTCGCCTCGATCGTCGACCAGAAGACCGTCATGGAGCATGACGCAAACGGCGACATGGGCAACGAATGGCTGAAGTCGAACTCGGCCGGTTCGGGCGCCTATGTCCTGAAGTCCTTCAAGCCGAACGAAGGCTATGTGCTGGAGGCCAACCCGACGCATTGGCGCGGGCCGGCGAAGATTTCGAAGGTCTTCATGCAGCACATTCCGGAAGCCGCGACTCAGCGCCTGCAGCTGGAAAAGGGCGACATCGACATCGCGCGGGAACTGACCCCCACCGACATCGAGGGCCTGGCCGGCAACGCGGCGGTGAAGGTGCAGCCGGATGTCGGCGGGCAGATCTTCTACCTCTCGTTCAACCAGAAGAACGAGATGTACAAGAACCAGAAGTTCCTGGATGCGATGCGCTATGCCATCGACTACCAGGGCATGGTGGACACCTTCCTGAAGGGCACCGAGGTGGTGCACCAGTCCTTCCTGCCCATCGGCTATTTGGGCGCGCTGGAGGACAACCCCTACTCGCTGGATATCGAGAAGGCCAAGGCGCTGGTGGCGGAGTCGGGCGTCCAGAACCCGAAGGTCGTGCTGGACGTACGCAACGCGTCGGACCGGATGGACATGGCGCAGTCGATCCAGAACACCTTCGGTCAGGCCGGCATCACGGTGGAACTGAACGTCGGCGAAGGGGCAGAGCAGCTGAAACGCTATCGCGCCCGCCAGCACGATGCCACGCTGCAAAGCTGGGGCCCGGACTATCCCGACCCCAACACCAACTCTTCGACCTTTGCCGAAAACCCCGACAACTCGGACGAGGCGCAGAACACGGGCTACCTTGCCTGGCGTAATGCCTATGATCCGGGCGAACTGACGGCGATGAGCCAGGCGGCCGTCATGGAAATGGACGCCGGCAAGCGCAAGGCGATGTACGAGGAACTGCAGAAGAAGCACCGCGAGACCTCGCCCTTCATCGTGATGTTCCAGATCGGCTACCAGACCGGGATGCAGGCGAACGTCGAGAACTTCTACACCGGCGGCGCGATCGACTCGGCCGCCTACTGGCTGGTCACCAAGTGA